A single region of the Sorghum bicolor cultivar BTx623 chromosome 7, Sorghum_bicolor_NCBIv3, whole genome shotgun sequence genome encodes:
- the LOC110437330 gene encoding uncharacterized protein LOC110437330, translating into MKILAWNCRGLANHRAVRALLEVQRWENPDVLFLSETHLSKAKAENLKQKVGCEKFAIHESDGRSGGLLMLWKKEVVVKPVNISQYYIDVVMGEEEEWHLTGIYGDPYHKEQTWEALRELKDSMSTLPWLMMDDFNEILLHHEKEGGRARSQSQLQDFQDALDDCGLFDMGYTRDIFTWHRGRIRERLDRGVINDQWREMFPNAELVNGEYLKFDHRPLSVRTESLQGHYQVSCTKRFEAKWLKEETVQEVVQTAWARASAQGQGGLLMSKLNQVQSELHEWDRKVLKKPVQRMKKLRRKLEELKKGEQTVEAVNAQKEILLQIELQLEQEEIYWVQRARANWLKHGDRNTNFFHRFASSRKKRNLVKGLVDDQGIFHEDIDTMGTMVKDYFGILFTREVLDVEDGVLNDMDRRVTNEMNQALLEPFTREEVKKALFSIGDLKAPSPDGLHAIFFKRFWKFVEDDPVEEVLGAINNATIPMGWNNTTIVMIPKVDEPEKTNIWGYQLWWELIGATASGT; encoded by the exons ATGAAAATCCTGGCTTGGAACTGCCGGGGGCTGGCTAACCACCGGGCAGTTCGAGCGCTTCTGGAGGTCCAGAGGTGGGAGAATCCAGATGTTCTTTTTCTGTCTGAGACACATCTGAGTAAAGCAAAGGCAGAAAACCTGAAACAAAAAGTGGGATGTGAGAAGTTTGCCATCCATGAGAGCGATGGTCGTAGTGGTGGTTTGTTGATGCTCTGGAAGAAGGAGGTGGTGGTTAAACCGGTAAATATATCCCAGTACTATATTGATGTAGTAATGGGAGAAGAAGAGGAGTGGCATCTAACTGGGATTTATGGAGACCCCTACCATAAAGAACAGACCTGGGAGGCGCTGAGAGAACTAAAAGATAGCATGAGCACGCTGCCATGGCTGATGATGGATGATTTCAATGAAATTTTGCTTCACCATGAAAAGGAAGGAGGCAGAGCAAGATCACAAAGTCAACTACAAGACTTTCAAGATGCTCTTGATGATTGTGGTCTATTTGATATGGGGTATACACGGGATATATTCACCTGGCACCGGGGGAGGATTAGGGAGCGGCTTGATCGTGGTGTAATTAATGACCAATGGAGAGAGATGTTTCCCAATGCTGAGCTAGTGAATGGAGAGTACCTCAAGTTTGATCACCGGCCTTTAAGTGTGAGGACTGAGAGTTTACAGGGGCACTATCAGGTTAGTTGTACAAAACGTTTTGAAGCCAAATGGTTGAAGGAAGAGACGGTGCAGGAGGTGGTGCAGACGGCCTGGGCGCGCGCATCTGCACAAGGACAGGGAGGGCTCCTGATGAGTAAGTTGAACCAGGTTCAATCAGAGTTGCATGAATGGGATAGGAAGGTGTTGAAGAAACCTGTCCAACGAATGAAGAAACTTAGGAGAAAATTGGAGGAATTGAAGAAAGGAGAGCAGACTGTTGAGGCTGTGAATGCCCAAAAGGAAATCCTGCTCCAAATTGAACTGCAACTAGAACAAGAGGAGATATATTGGGTGCAAAGGGCACGTGCAAATTGGCTCAAACATGGGGACAGGAATACTAATTTCTTTCATCGTTTTGCTTCAAGCCGCAAGAAGAGAAATCTGGTGAAAGGTTTGGTGGATGATCAGGGAATTTTTCATGAGGATATTGACACAATGGGGACGATGGTGAAGGACTATTTTGGTATCTTGTTCACCAGAGAGGTCCTGGATGTGGAGGATGGGGTTCTGAATGACATGGATAGGAGAGTCACAAATGAAATGAATCAAGCTCTACTTGAACCTTTCACAAGAGAAGAGGTAAAGAAAGCTTTATTTAGCATTGGCGACCTGAAGGCCCCTAGCCCAGATGGTCTCCACGCTATCTTCTTCAAACGTTTCTGGAAATTTGTGGAAGATGATCCTGTTGAAGAAGTGTTGGGAGCAATTAACAATGCAACTATACCTATGGGTTGGAATAATACAACCATTGTTATGATTCCCAAGGTCGATGAGCCTGAGAAG ACAAATATCTGGGGCTACCAGCTATGGTGGGAGCTGATAGGAGCGACTGCTTCAGGCACTTAA
- the LOC8055220 gene encoding tricin synthase 1, whose amino-acid sequence MAPSGDTIAQVHTGLDSSNKTLLKSEALYKYVLDTSVLPHEPDCMRELRLVTDKHQWGFMQSSPDEAQLLRMLLKLTGARNTLEVGVFTGYSLLATALALPDDGKVVAFDVSREYYDIGRPFIESAGVAHKVDFREGPALDGLDALLADEANHGAFDFAFVDADKPNYVRYHEQLLRLVRVGGSIVYDNTLWAGTVALPPETPMNDLDRRFSAAIKDLNVRLSKDERVEVCQLAIADGITICRRLV is encoded by the exons ATGGCGCCCAGCGGCGACACCATCGCGCAGGTCCACACCGGCCTCGACAGCAGCAACAAGACGCTGCTCAAGAGCGAGGCCCTCTACAAG TACGTCCTGGACACGTCGGTGCTGCCACACGAGCCCGACTGCATGCGTGAGCTCCGCCTCGTCACCGACAAGCACCAGTGGGGGTTCATGCAGTCGTCCCCCGACGAGGCGCAGCTCCTCCGGATGCTGCTCAAGCTCACCGGCGCACGCAACACGCTCGAGGTCGGCGTGTTCACGGGCTACTCCCTTCTCGCCACGGCGCTCGCCCTCCCCGACGACGGCAAGGTGGTGGCGTTCGACGTGAGCAGGGAGTACTACGACATCGGCCGCCCTTTCATCGAGAGCGCCGGCGTCGCGCACAAGGTCGACTTCCGGGAAGGCCCGGCGCTGGACGGCCTGGACGCGCTGCTCGCCGACGAGGCCAACCACGGCGCGTTCGACTTCGCGTTCGTCGACGCCGACAAGCCCAACTACGTGCGGTACCACGAGCAGCTGCTCCGTCTGGTGAGGGTGGGCGGGAGCATCGTGTATGACAACACGCTGTGGGCCGGGACCGTGGCGTTGCCGCCGGAGACGCCCATGAATGACCTGGACCGGAGGTTCTCGGCGGCGATCAAGGACCTCAATGTCAGGCTGTCTAAGGATGAGCGCGTCGAGGTCTGCCAGCTCGCCATCGCCGACGGCATCACCATCTGCCGCCGCCTCGTCTGA
- the LOC8067019 gene encoding uncharacterized protein LOC8067019 has protein sequence MPSVNAVANEAAESPEAVAAAAPKIKTFPSPSPAAAATKGRGLRRWRRIRRGDSTGDGAGGEGDEQFHKRRLPLAATGAPWGKHDASAASESSTASVESRLVPPPAWPGPGLGFSVGAGNSEDGSGRSSTAASAPRVPLPRCDHASVAFSPLERDRPGPGAGAARNPRAAWPMVGCGAAASISTETSCSRSSVESDLRSSNARQQLGAAGLNDVRKVFSGCYGHGGDEHLSQEVRSTGRCRGNGSSVVGRSVRSSAGEESVGKGSNGRMYWGADLCNESILVLHRAQEALENEIEKITAIGKEPSDEFDISEDEWSGSVHLEKPNEDLMIRIKHLESRLEEASALIKEKASRVYELEAIHSRMQPGKNTIESTNLLLSQCELDQLYQERMESEVQCIILTRAYQASATQVKDQMTLYETEKSLSEDYKLLGLKLRHTESRAIVLEKMAEKLQLQCKELSNNSEVLQLRYKASRVSLFCFVQFLLLCIAMGTYFMRLSPSSTKVVPT, from the exons ATGCCCAGCGTGAACGCCGTAGCGAACGAGGCCGCCGAGTCCCCGGAGGCGGTGGCTGCGgctgctcccaagatcaagactttCCCCTCTCCGTCCCCCGCGGCGGCCGCCACCAAGGGCCGGGGGCTCCGCCGCTGGCGGCGTATCCGGCGGGGGGACAGCACTGGCGACGGGGCCGGGGGTGAGGGCGACGAGCAGTTCCACAAGCGCCGGCTGCCTCTCGCCGCCACCGGCGCGCCTTGGGGCAAGCACGACGCGTCCGCCGCCTCCGAGAGCTCCACTGCCTCCGTCGAGTCCCGCCTCGTCCCGCCGCCGGCTTGGCCGGGCCCGGGCCTCGGGTTCTCCGTCGGCGCGGGCAACAGCGAGGACGGGAGCGGCAGGTCCTCCACGGCCGCGAGCGCGCCGCGCGTGCCGCTCCCACGCTGCGACCACGCCTCGGTGGCGTTCTCTCCTCTGGAGCGGGACAGGCCGggccccggcgccggcgccgccaggAACCCTCGCGCCGCGTGGCCGATGGTTGGTTGCGGCGCCGCCGCTTCCATTTCCACCGAGACTAGTTGCTCACGGTCCAGCGTCGAGTCTGACCTCCGCAGCTCCAACGCCCGGCAGCAGCTGGGTGCTGCCGGCCTCAATGATGTTCGCAAGGTCTTCTCTGGTTGCTATGGCCACGGTGGCGACGAGCACCTGAGCCAGGAGGTCCGATCTACAGGTCGCTGCAGAGGGAATGGCAGTAGTGTGGTGGGCAGATCGGTCCGGTCCAGTGCTGGTGAGGAGAGTGTTGGGAAAGGTAGCAATGGAAGGATGTATTGGGGTGCTGATCTTTGCAATGAGTCGATTTTGGTACTTCACAGAGCACAGGAAGCACTGGAGAATG AGATAGAAAAAATCACAGCGATTGGGAAAGAGCCAAGTGATGAGTTTGATATCAGTGAGGATGAATGGAGTGGATCAGTCCATCTCGAGAAACCTAATGAAGACTTAATGATAAGGATAAAACATCTTGAGTCCAGGTTGGAAGAAGCATCAGCCTTGATCAAGGAGAAGGCTTCAAGAGTATATGAACTTGAAGCAATTCACAGTCGAATGCAACCAGGAAAAAACACTATAGAgagtaccaatctgctgttGTCGCAATGTGAACTTGATCAACTCTACCAGGAGAGGATGGAATCAGAGGTTCAGTGCATCATCCTGACTAGAGCCTATCAAGCCTCAGCAACTCAGGTCAAGGATCAAATGACTCTATACGAAACGGAAAAGTCTCTATCTGAAGATTACAAGCTGCTTGGACTTAAACTCCGACACACTGAAAGCAGAGCAATTGTGTTAGAAAAGATGGCAGAGAAGCTACAACTGCAGTGCAAAGAGCTGTCCAATAATTCAGAAGTGTTGCAGCTGCGATATAAGGCGAGTAGGGTTTCACTCTTTTGTTTTGTTCAGTTTTTACTGCTGTGTATTGCTATGGGAACCTATTTTATGCGACTCTCACCCTCGTCTACCAAGGTTGTACCTACTTGA
- the LOC8067020 gene encoding uncharacterized WD repeat-containing protein C2A9.03 isoform X1, with protein sequence MSQHDDDLAGVHSEEGDRHGVVMDDSDYEDDELDQSTSKATEHITAMDVKKGKDIQGIPWDMMATTRDKYRQSRLQRYANFENVPNSGRISEKECMPAEKGQLYYEFQHSTRSVKSTILHFQLRNLVWATTRHDVYLMSNFSVLHWSALTCKKQEVIDLQAHVTPCEKHHGNYYEGFYRTPVSTLAVKHNLLVTGGFHGEIICKFLDRQGVSYCCKSTQDDNGITNSLEIFEKPSGSLHFLASNNDCGLRDFDVERFQICNHFRFAWPVNHTSLSPDGKLAAIVGDNPDGLVIDPSSGKTIHELRGHLDYSFASAWNPDGRTFATGNQDKTCRVWDIRNLSKSVAVLGGNIGAIRSIRYTSDGKFMAMTEPADFIHIFDVESGYSRKQELDFFGEIAGISFSPDTEALFVGVHDRVFSCLLQFNRRRFYSYLDSPV encoded by the exons ATGTCGCAGCACGACgacgacctcgccggagttcattcGGAAGAAGGAGACCGCCACGGCGTTGTAATGGATGACTCCGACTACGAGGACGATGAGTTGGACCAATCT ACTAGTAAAGCGACTGAACACATCACGGCTATGGATGTGAAGAAGGGGAAGGATATACAAGGGATCCCCTGGGACATGATGGCGACTACAAGAGACAAGTACAGGCAGTCAAGGCTGCAGCGGTATGCCAACTTTGAGAACGTACCTAATTCCGGAAGGATTTCAGAGAAG GAATGCATGCCTGCAGAGAAAGGCCAACTCTACTATGAGTTTCAGCATAGCACGAGGTCGGTGAAATCGACCATCCTTCATTTCCAG TTGAGAAATTTAGTATGGGCAACGACAAGGCACGATGTGTATCTTATGTCAAACTTTTCTGTGCTTCATTGGTCAGCACTGACTTGTAAAAAGCAAGAAGTCATTGAT CTTCAAGCACATGTCACACCATGTGAG AAGCACCATGGGAATTACTATGAGGGATTTTATCGGACTCCAGTTAGTACTTTGGCAGTGAAGCATAATTTGCTTGTTACTGGTGGATTTCATGGGGAAATAATATGCAAG TTTCTGGATCGTCAAGGAGTAAGCTACTGTTGCAAGTCAACACAAGATGACAATGGTATTACTAATTCTTTGGAAATATTTGAGAAACCTAG TGGTTCTCTGCACTTCCTGGCGTCAAATAATGATTGTGGACTTAGAGACTTTGACGTGGAAAGATTTCAAATATGCAATCACTTCCGTTTTGCTTGGCCCGTGAAT CATACGTCACTGAGCCCTGATGGTAAACTTGCTGCTATTGTGGGGGACAATCCTGATGGACTTGTGATTGATCCCAGTTCAGGAAAG ACGATTCACGAACTCCGTGGCCATTTGGATTACTCCTTTGCGTCAGCATGGAATCCAGATGGCCGAACATTTGCCACTGGAAACCAAGACAAGACATGCAGGGTCTGGGACATCCGCAATCTCTCCAAATCAGTTGCTGTATTGGGTGGCAACATCGGAGCCATCAGGTCGATTCGCTACACATCTGATGGGAAGTTCATGGCAATGACTGAACCAGCAGATTTCATCCACATCTTTGATGTAGAGAGTGGGTATAGCAGGAAGCAGGAACTGGACTTCTTTGGTGAGATCGCGGGAATATCGTTCAGTCCTGACACTGAAGCTCTTTTTGTTGGTGTGCATGATCGCGTATTCAGCTGCCTCCTCCAGTTTAATCGGCGAAGGTTCTACTCGTACCTTGATTCGCCTGTGTGA
- the LOC8067020 gene encoding uncharacterized WD repeat-containing protein C2A9.03 isoform X2, with amino-acid sequence MSQHDDDLAGVHSEEGDRHGVVMDDSDYEDDELDQSTSKATEHITAMDVKKGKDIQGIPWDMMATTRDKYRQSRLQRYANFENVPNSGRISEKECMPAEKGQLYYEFQHSTRSVKSTILHFQLRNLVWATTRHDVYLMSNFSVLHWSALTCKKQEVIDLQAHVTPCEKHHGNYYEGFYRTPVSTLAVKHNLLVTGGFHGEIICKFLDRQGVSYCCKSTQDDNGITNSLEIFEKPSGSLHFLASNNDCGLRDFDVERFQICNHFRFAWPVNHTSLSPDGKLAAIVGDNPDGLVIDPSSGKTIHELRGHLDYSFASAWNPDGRTFATGNQDKTCRVWDIRNLSKSVAVLGGNIGAIRSIRYTSDGKFMAMTEPADFIHIFDVESGYSRKQELDFFGEIAGISFSPDTEALFVGVHDRVFSCLLQFNRRRFYSYLDSPV; translated from the exons ATGTCGCAGCACGACgacgacctcgccggagttcattcGGAAGAAGGAGACCGCCACGGCGTTGTAATGGATGACTCCGACTACGAGGACGATGAGTTGGACCAATCT ACTAGTAAAGCGACTGAACACATCACGGCTATGGATGTGAAGAAGGGGAAGGATATACAAGGGATCCCCTGGGACATGATGGCGACTACAAGAGACAAGTACAGGCAGTCAAGGCTGCAGCGGTATGCCAACTTTGAGAACGTACCTAATTCCGGAAGGATTTCAGAGAAG GAATGCATGCCTGCAGAGAAAGGCCAACTCTACTATGAGTTTCAGCATAGCACGAGGTCGGTGAAATCGACCATCCTTCATTTCCAG TTGAGAAATTTAGTATGGGCAACGACAAGGCACGATGTGTATCTTATGTCAAACTTTTCTGTGCTTCATTGGTCAGCACTGACTTGTAAAAAGCAAGAAGTCATTGATCTTCAAGCACATGTCACACCATGTGAG AAGCACCATGGGAATTACTATGAGGGATTTTATCGGACTCCAGTTAGTACTTTGGCAGTGAAGCATAATTTGCTTGTTACTGGTGGATTTCATGGGGAAATAATATGCAAG TTTCTGGATCGTCAAGGAGTAAGCTACTGTTGCAAGTCAACACAAGATGACAATGGTATTACTAATTCTTTGGAAATATTTGAGAAACCTAG TGGTTCTCTGCACTTCCTGGCGTCAAATAATGATTGTGGACTTAGAGACTTTGACGTGGAAAGATTTCAAATATGCAATCACTTCCGTTTTGCTTGGCCCGTGAAT CATACGTCACTGAGCCCTGATGGTAAACTTGCTGCTATTGTGGGGGACAATCCTGATGGACTTGTGATTGATCCCAGTTCAGGAAAG ACGATTCACGAACTCCGTGGCCATTTGGATTACTCCTTTGCGTCAGCATGGAATCCAGATGGCCGAACATTTGCCACTGGAAACCAAGACAAGACATGCAGGGTCTGGGACATCCGCAATCTCTCCAAATCAGTTGCTGTATTGGGTGGCAACATCGGAGCCATCAGGTCGATTCGCTACACATCTGATGGGAAGTTCATGGCAATGACTGAACCAGCAGATTTCATCCACATCTTTGATGTAGAGAGTGGGTATAGCAGGAAGCAGGAACTGGACTTCTTTGGTGAGATCGCGGGAATATCGTTCAGTCCTGACACTGAAGCTCTTTTTGTTGGTGTGCATGATCGCGTATTCAGCTGCCTCCTCCAGTTTAATCGGCGAAGGTTCTACTCGTACCTTGATTCGCCTGTGTGA